Below is a window of Anaerolineales bacterium DNA.
GGCCTTCTCCGACCAGCCGCTGCAGCACGTCGATCAGGCCGCGGACATCGGCGGCGTGCAGGCCGATAGTGGGCTCGTCGAGGATGTAGAAGGTGTGGCCCGCGGAACGGCGCGCCAGCTCACGGGCGAGCTTCACCCGCTGGGCCTCGCCGCCGGAAAGCGTCGTCGCCGGCTGGCCGATGCGGATGTAGCCCAGCCCGACATCGTGGAGCGTATCGAGCTTGCGCAGGATGCCCGGGAACGCGGCGAACAACTCCCGCGCCGGATCGACCGTCAGCTCAAGCACGTCGGCGATCGTCCGGTCCTTGAAACGCACCTGGAGGGTCTCGCGGTTGAAGCGCGCCCCGCCGCACACCTCGCAGGGGATGAACACATCCGGCAGGAACTGCATCGAGATTTCCACCTGCCCCTGGCCCTGGCAGGCCTCGCACCTCCCGCCGCGGGCGTTGAAGGAGAACCGGCCGGGGCGGTATCCGCGGACCTTGGATTCCGGAAGCGCGGCGAACAGCTCGCGCAGTTCGGCGTAGAAGCCCACGTAGGAGGCCGGATTGGAGCGCGGGGTCCGGCCGATGGGGGTCTGGTCGATCGGGATGACCTTGTCGATGTGCTCGCGCCCGGCGACTGAATCCCACGGCCCTTCCCCGGGCGGATCGACCGCCAACGCCCTCAGCACCACGTCGAAGAGCAGGGACGATTTTCCGGATCCGGAAACGCCGGTGATGCAGACCAGCATGCCGAGCGGGATGCGCGCGGTCACATTCTTCAGGTTGTTGGCCCGCGCGCCGCCCACGGTGAAGAAGTCCCCGTTCCCCGCCCGGCGCTTTTTCGGCGGCCGGAAGCGGAATTCGCCCTTCAGAAAACGGCCGGTGAGCGAAGCGCCCTTCTTCTGCAGGTCCTGCGGGGTGCCTTGCGCCGTGAGCTCGCCGCCCAACGGCCCGGCGCCCGGGCCGAGTTCGATTATCCAATCCGCGGTGCGGACGATCTCCTCGTCATGCTCCACCACCAGCACCGTGTTGTCCAGGCCGCGCAAGCGCAGCAGGCTGGCGAGCAGGCGGCGGGTGTCGTGCGGGTGCAGGCCGAGCGAGGGTTCGTCGAGGACGTAGAGGACGCCGCTCAGGCGCGATCCGATCTGGGTCGCCATGCGCACCCGCTGGCCTTCGCCGCCGGAAAGCGAAGCGGCGGTGCGCGAGAGGGCGAGATAGCCCACGCCGACTTCCTCAAGATACTCCAGGCGGTGGCCCACTTCCGCGAGGATCGGCGCGGCCACCGCGCGCCGGACGGCGCCGCCCTCCTCCCCGCGCAGGACGTCTGCGCCGCGCAGCTCCTCCACCCAGGCCCGCAGGCCGGAGACGGTCAGATCGCAGATTTCGACGATGTTGCGGCCGGCGACCGTCACGGCCAGCGATTCCTTGCGCAACCGCTTCCCCCGGCAATCCTCGCACACCCGCTCGCGCATCAAGCTTTCCACCCTTCCGCGGAAGGTTTCGCTCGCGCTTTCCTCGTACCGCCGCCGCAAATAGGGGATCAGCCCCTCATAAGGCGATTCGAAAAAGGAGCGTTTGCCGTCCCGCGCGGGGAACTCGACGCGGATCTTCTCCGCTCCGGTTCCGTAAAGAACCGGCCGCATCCGTTCCGGGGAGATCTGCCCGACCGGCGATTCCGGATCGAATCCCAAGCGGGCGGCGAGGGATTCGATCCACAGCGACTGCGAACGCTGGCCTTCCTCGCGCTCGAAGGCGAACAGCGAGAGCACCGCCTCGTCCAGCGGCTGGGACGGATCGGGGAACAGCCGGGCCGGATCGATTTCCAGCCGCGAGCCCAGCCCCTGGCAGGCCGGACAGGCGCCGTGGGGCGAGTTGAAGGAAAACGAATGCGGCTGAATATCCGGCAGGCTGATCCCGTCGACAGGGCAGGCGAAGCGCTCTGAGAAAAGCGAATCCGCCGGCGGATCGGCGGACAGGTTGTGGACGATGAGGAACCCGTCGCCGCTGCGCAGGGCCGTTTCGACCGAATCGGTCAGGCGGGTGAGGAATTCGGCCGAGGGCGCATCGGGGATCACCAGCCGGTCGACCACCGCCTCCAGGTCGTGGGGAATGTGTGGGTCGAGCCCGGGCTCGGCGTCGGTTTCCTGGAAGCGGCCGTCGATGCGCATGCGCACAAATCCCGCCCGGCGCATTTCCTCGATCGCGGCCTCGTGCGCTCCCTTGCGCGAGCGCACCGCCGGC
It encodes the following:
- the uvrA gene encoding excinuclease ABC subunit UvrA translates to MTGEVIRISRAREHNLKNLSVTIPKNKLVVVTGLSGSGKSSLAFDTLFAEGQRRYVESLSAYARQFLGQLRRPDVDGIDGLSPAVAIDQRGLSANPRSTVGTVTEIYDYLRLLYARAGVPHCPVCGRRVEKQSAQEIAAAVAAFPPGTRLALLAPAVRSRKGAHEAAIEEMRRAGFVRMRIDGRFQETDAEPGLDPHIPHDLEAVVDRLVIPDAPSAEFLTRLTDSVETALRSGDGFLIVHNLSADPPADSLFSERFACPVDGISLPDIQPHSFSFNSPHGACPACQGLGSRLEIDPARLFPDPSQPLDEAVLSLFAFEREEGQRSQSLWIESLAARLGFDPESPVGQISPERMRPVLYGTGAEKIRVEFPARDGKRSFFESPYEGLIPYLRRRYEESASETFRGRVESLMRERVCEDCRGKRLRKESLAVTVAGRNIVEICDLTVSGLRAWVEELRGADVLRGEEGGAVRRAVAAPILAEVGHRLEYLEEVGVGYLALSRTAASLSGGEGQRVRMATQIGSRLSGVLYVLDEPSLGLHPHDTRRLLASLLRLRGLDNTVLVVEHDEEIVRTADWIIELGPGAGPLGGELTAQGTPQDLQKKGASLTGRFLKGEFRFRPPKKRRAGNGDFFTVGGARANNLKNVTARIPLGMLVCITGVSGSGKSSLLFDVVLRALAVDPPGEGPWDSVAGREHIDKVIPIDQTPIGRTPRSNPASYVGFYAELRELFAALPESKVRGYRPGRFSFNARGGRCEACQGQGQVEISMQFLPDVFIPCEVCGGARFNRETLQVRFKDRTIADVLELTVDPARELFAAFPGILRKLDTLHDVGLGYIRIGQPATTLSGGEAQRVKLARELARRSAGHTFYILDEPTIGLHAADVRGLIDVLQRLVGEGHTVCVIEHHPDILAAADHLIDLGPEGGDLGGRIVAEGTPEQVAQADTHTGRFLRALLARSSAGPVKAAKSRPSASTARSRHG